The Garra rufa chromosome 8, GarRuf1.0, whole genome shotgun sequence genome has a segment encoding these proteins:
- the usp37 gene encoding ubiquitin carboxyl-terminal hydrolase 37, translating into MAVAVPKLTSGGAVRIRIRCGELGTTKWKEGIFEIHERDNKINLVVKFNSGGMPRMFQLNHNVKQVSWYQTHGPNRVTLTLKDSSVVMMDKLSILVAKKMKEYLEMVRLGKPAVLKTNQGSASFGLVLGNRAAQNDSGLSPSDKQTTPRRPSLDSREDSTPRKPLGSPSRVTSTPGRNGLSEIRSEKRKRLMNSDGDMTEDYPKENDSSSNNKAITDASRKFLLSCKEKLKQSEENRTTAPHTPAPLQPTSFYGSRTGTKDYSQTHSYLDRPSSTGQCPSAKRSLMLPNHSTPFKKVRPTLDYGGWNKPRPSALAQPQPPLQGFSNLGNTCYMNAILQSLFSLPSFSNDLLKQGIPWKRVPVNALLRRFAHLLAKKDVSPPEVKKDLLRRVKNAISSTAERFSGYMQNDAHEFLSQCLDQLKEDVEKINKSWKNEPLAWEEPQSARLADEVDTSRIYTCPVTVNMEFEVQHTITCKSCGEVVMKREQFNDLSIDLPRRKKTLPLRSIQDSLDLFFRMEEIEYSCEKCSGKAATVSHKFSRLPRVLILHLKRYSYNSQLSLNSKLGQQVLIPKYLTLLSHCTDATRPPLSLGWNAQTAISRTLKLSQSVNSSTLRKGSQKPESSGSMLCDSDSEEELVRKVGRKHHSEDDRTEEVQHNAQVEHSEFNAINDDEMLAAVLELSRHDTSLSGCPDDEPTSSPDTGFGDADGQDLTHHLELLDGEKQPADALESLDLTMDENKENQTPEGVQGELDWVQQYSLDQEREELELQQALAQSLQEHEAREMREDDDLKRATELSLQEFNNSLPELLCSDDDSGNEDGLDMEYSEAEAEELKKNAETGELPNSFRLISVVSHIGSSSSSGHYISDVYDMKKQSWLTYNDLDVSRTQESTVQRDRDRSGYIFFYMHKDVFEELSELEKAGGNSDAGRTVLQPL; encoded by the exons ATGGCCGTCGCAGTGCCCAAGCTGACCAGCGGTGGCGCTGTCCGCATCCGCATCAGATGTGGGGAGCTGGGGACCACCAAGTGGAAAGAGGGAATCTTTGAAATCCACGAGAGGGATAACAAAATTAACCTGGTAGTTAAGTTCAACAGCGGCGGTATGCCGAGAATGTTTCAG CTGAATCACAACGTTAAGCAGGTTTCGTGGTATCAAACGCATGGCCCAAACCGTGTGACTTTGACTCTGAAAGACTCCAGTGTTGTCATGATGGACAAACTGTCCATTTTGGTTGccaaaaaaatgaaggaataccTTGAAATGGTGAGGCTTGGAAAACCCgcag TTTTAAAGACAAACCAGGGGAGTGCTAGTTTTGGATTAGTTCTTGGGAATCGTGCAGCCCAGAACGACTCTGGTCTTTCTCCATCAGATAAACAG ACCACTCCAAGACGTCCAAGTCTCGACAGTAGAGAGGACAGCACACCACGAAAGCCTCTCGGGAGCCCCAGCCGGGTAACTTCCACACCTGGCCGCAATGGGCTCTCTGAAATCAG GAGTGAGAAGAGGAAAAGGCTGATGAACTCTGATGGTGACATGACAGAGGACTACCCCAAAGAGAACGACTCTTCTAG caacaATAAGGCCATCACAGACGCATCCAGAAAGTTTCTGCTCAGCTGCAAAGAGAAGCTCAAGCAGTCAGAGGAGAACAGAACAACCG CTCCACACACACCTGCCCCTCTCCAGCCAACATCCTTTTATGGAAGCAGAACTGGAACTAAAGATTACTCACAAACCCATTCATATTTGGACAG GCCCAGCAGTACAGGCCAGTGTCCCTCTGCTAAAAGAAGCCTAATGTTACCCAATCACTCAACTCCCTTTAAAAAGGTGCGCCCAACTTTGGACTACGGTGGCTGGAACAAACCAAGACCATCCGCGTTAGCTCAACCTCAACCTCCACTACAAGG ATTTTCCAATCTTGGGAACACCTGTTACATGAACGCCATACTCCAGTCACTTTTCAGCCTGCCCTCATTTTCAAATGACCTGTTGAAGCAGGGCATTCCATGGAAGAGGGTCCCCGTAAATGCTCTTCTGAG GCGCTTTGCTCATCTGCTGGCTAAGAAAGACGTTTCCCCTCCAGAAGTGAAGAAAGATCTTTTGCGGCGAGTGAAGAATGCTATTTCCTCAACAGCTGAGCGTTTCTCTGGTTACATGCAGAAT GATGCCCATGAGTTCCTGAGCCAGTGTTTGGACCAGCTAAAGGAGGACGTGGAGAAGATCAACAAAAGCTGGAAGAACGAGCCCTTGGCCTGGGAGGAGCCTCAGAGTGCACGTTTAGCAGACGAGGTGGACACTTCACGCATTTACACCTGCCCGGTTACAGTCAACATGGAGTTTGAAGTGCAGCACACCATAACATGTAAAAG CTGTGGAGAGGTGGTGATGAAGCGTGAACAGTTCAATGACCTGTCCATCGACCTGCCGCGCAGGAAAAAAACACTCCCTCTTAGATCCATACAGGATTCTCTAGATCTCTTTTTCAGG ATGGAGGAGATTGAGTATTCCTGTGAAAAATGCAGTGGAAAAGCAGCGACTGTCTCACACAAATTTAGCAGGCTTCCCAG GGTCCTGATTCTTCACCTTAAACGCTACAGCTACAACAGTCAGCTGTCATTAAACAGCAAGCTTGGCCAACAAGTCCTGATCCCCAAATATCTCACGCTGCTCTCACACTGCACAGACGCCACACGCCCCCCTCTCAGCCTTGGCTGGAACGCACAGACGGCCAT CTCAAGGACACTGAAATTGTCACAGTCCGTCAACTCTTCAACACTACG GAAAGGTTCTCAAAAGCCAGAGAGCTCGGGCAGTATGTTGTGTGACTCTGATAGTGAGGAGGAGCTCGTCAGAAAAGTCGGTCGCAAACATCATTCAGAAGATGACAGGACGGAAGAG GTGCAGCACAATGCACAGGTCGAGCACTCTGAGTTTAACGCCATCAATGATGATGAGATGCTAGCAGCTGTGCTGGAATTGAGTAGGCATGATACTAGTTTGTCTGGATGCCCTGATGATGAGCCAACCAGCAGCCCAGACACAGGGTTTGGAGATGCTGATGGGCAGGACTTGACTCATCATTTAGAGCTGCTGGATGGAGAGAAACAGCCTGCAG ATGCTCTGGAGTCTCTAGATCTGACCATGGATGAGAATAAGGAGAACCAGACACCTGAAGGTGTGCAGGGAGAGCTGGACTGGGTGCAGCAGTACAGTTTAGACCAGGAGAGAGAGGAACTGGAGCTGCAGCAGGCCCTCGCACAGAGCCTACAGGAACAT GAGgcgagagagatgagggaagatGATGATCTGAAAAGAGCCACTGAGCTCAGCCTGCAAG AGTTTAATAACTCTTTGCCTGAGCTACTATGCTCTGATGACGACTCGGGGAATGAGGATGGTCTGGATATGGAGTACAGTGAGGCTGAAGCTGAAGAGCTCAAGAAGAATGCTGAG ACTGGAGAGCTTCCGAACTCTTTCAGACTCATCAGTGTGGTCAGTCACATCGGCAGCAGTTCATCATCAG GGCATTACATTAGTGATGTTTATGATATGAAGAAACAGTCCTGGCTCACGTACAATGATCTGGACGTCTCCCGCACACAGGAGTCCACTGTTCAGAGAGATCGTGACAGGAGCGGATACATCTTTTTCTACATGCACAA
- the insig2 gene encoding insulin-induced gene 2 protein translates to MAEVSAQSSGAPMRRGPYISMITNRTMNLLIRAAMLFMVGVFLALVLNLLQVQRNVTLFPPDVITSIFSSAWWVPPCCGTAAALIGLLYPCMDRRLGEPHKLKREWSNVMRCVAVFVGINHASAKVDFANNVQLSLTLAALSVGLWWTFDRSRSGFGLGVIIAILATLATQLLVYNGVFQYTSPDFLYIRSWLPCIFFAGVITVGNIGRQLALYEYKVSQEKTHQD, encoded by the exons ATGGCGGAGGTTTCGGCACAGAGCAGCGGTGCTCCGATGCGCCGCGGGCCCTACATCAGCATGATCACCAATCGGACGATGAACTTGCTGATCCGTGCTGCCATGCTCTTTATGGTGGGCGTGTTTCTAGCACTTGTGCTAAACCTGCTACAGGTGCAGCGTAATGTCACACTCTTCCCTCCTGACGTCATCACCAGCATTTTCTCATCTGCCTGGTGGGTTCCACCCTGCTGTGGAACAGCCGcag cgttGATAGGTTTGCTGTACCCCTGCATGGATCGTCGTTTGGGGGAGCCGCATAAACTCAAGAGAGAGTGGTCTAATGTGATGCGCTGTGTGGCCGTCTTTGTTGGCATAAATCATGCCAGTGCT AAGGTGGATTTTGCTAATAATGTGCAACTGTCGTTGACGCTGGCTGCCTTGTCTGTCGGCCTGTGGTGGACGTTTGATCGTTCACGCAGTGGTTTTGGCCTGGGAGTCATCATTGCAATACTTGCTACGCTTGCCACCCAGCTGCTGGTTTACAACGGAGTCTTTCA ATATACCTCCCCTGATTTCCTGTACATTCGGTCCTGGCTGCCATGTATCTTCTTCGCAGGGGTGATAACTGTGGGGAATATCGGACGACAGCTAGCTCTG TACGAGTACAAAGTCAGTCAGGAAAAGACCCACCAGGATTAA